A stretch of the Archangium violaceum genome encodes the following:
- a CDS encoding XRE family transcriptional regulator gives MLPSLPTLMRLCRALAVDANRLLGFSSSTPPAWLTLEIPGEDEPPAMRRLLRTVRKLKPRHLAALSNVASALLPPSGSGVSRTSKRAAS, from the coding sequence ATGCTCCCCAGCCTTCCCACGCTCATGCGCCTATGTCGCGCGCTGGCCGTGGATGCGAACCGGCTGCTGGGTTTTTCGTCCTCGACGCCTCCCGCCTGGCTCACCCTTGAGATTCCCGGTGAAGATGAACCGCCCGCGATGCGCCGTCTTCTTCGCACGGTGCGCAAGCTGAAGCCGCGCCACCTCGCCGCGCTCAGCAACGTCGCCAGCGCACTGCTGCCCCCTTCGGGCTCGGGGGTCTCACGCACCTCGAAGCGCGCTGCCTCATGA
- the secG gene encoding preprotein translocase subunit SecG encodes MLTFVTIVHVLLCVFMIFVILLQPGKDAGMGSALGGGAATSAFGGRGATTFLTKVTGICAALFFLTSLGLSFVGMRTSVAAGSLAQPAATQPAPAPQQGTAQPGAGAPPAGQIPPANPQEAAPSSGAAPAQQQAPGAPSTVEQPRPAETPAPAPAPAQ; translated from the coding sequence ATGTTGACCTTCGTGACGATCGTGCACGTCCTGCTGTGCGTGTTCATGATCTTCGTCATCCTGTTGCAGCCCGGGAAGGACGCGGGCATGGGCTCGGCTCTGGGTGGCGGTGCCGCGACGAGTGCCTTCGGTGGGCGCGGCGCGACGACCTTCCTGACCAAGGTGACGGGCATCTGCGCGGCGCTGTTCTTCCTGACGTCGCTGGGCCTCTCCTTCGTGGGGATGCGCACCTCTGTGGCGGCGGGCTCGCTGGCGCAGCCGGCGGCGACGCAGCCGGCTCCGGCGCCGCAGCAGGGCACGGCACAGCCGGGCGCTGGGGCTCCCCCGGCGGGCCAGATTCCTCCGGCCAATCCGCAGGAGGCGGCGCCTTCCTCGGGTGCGGCTCCCGCGCAGCAGCAGGCTCCGGGTGCGCCGAGCACCGTGGAGCAGCCGCGTCCGGCTGAGACGCCGGCTCCGGCGCCCGCTCCCGCTCAGTAG
- a CDS encoding helix-turn-helix domain-containing protein — protein MDVALKKYLGKSARAARVHNGFTQAEVAQRAELAVAVYGRIERGEMMPSIPTVQRLCRVLEVDANTLLGFSSPTPPAWFTSPPPKERPAVNELLRTARRMKPRQLRALRSVAQAMLTTNSSTSRQPTPPMQDARC, from the coding sequence ATGGACGTGGCATTGAAGAAGTACCTCGGGAAGTCCGCGCGGGCCGCCCGCGTCCACAATGGCTTCACTCAGGCCGAGGTGGCTCAACGCGCGGAGCTAGCCGTGGCCGTCTACGGACGCATCGAGCGCGGTGAGATGATGCCCAGCATTCCGACGGTGCAGCGGCTTTGCCGCGTGCTGGAGGTGGATGCCAACACCCTGCTGGGGTTTTCATCTCCGACGCCGCCCGCGTGGTTCACTTCACCGCCTCCGAAGGAGAGGCCGGCTGTCAACGAACTCCTCCGCACGGCACGCCGGATGAAACCTCGCCAGCTCAGAGCGCTGCGGAGCGTGGCCCAGGCCATGCTCACGACGAACTCGAGCACTTCCCGACAGCCCACGCCTCCGATGCAGGACGCGCGCTGCTGA
- a CDS encoding helix-turn-helix domain-containing protein has protein sequence MELEQLQPEQLQQSLGEVARAARERLGLTQAQVARQAGIAANVYGRIERGGMMPAVPTLRKLARTLGISADALLALSSADVAASVDAPAPEGNLSPELLQLVSMLRGWSPAKVKRLIRVLKVLENATDDE, from the coding sequence ATGGAACTCGAACAGCTACAGCCCGAACAGCTCCAGCAGTCCCTGGGAGAAGTGGCCCGAGCGGCACGCGAGCGGCTGGGGCTCACCCAGGCCCAGGTAGCGCGCCAGGCCGGAATCGCCGCCAACGTGTACGGCCGCATTGAACGCGGCGGAATGATGCCCGCCGTCCCGACGCTGCGAAAGCTCGCGCGCACCCTCGGCATCTCCGCGGACGCGCTGCTCGCGTTGAGCTCCGCCGACGTGGCCGCCTCCGTCGATGCGCCCGCCCCCGAGGGCAACCTGTCGCCGGAGCTGCTGCAACTCGTGAGCATGCTGCGCGGGTGGAGCCCCGCGAAGGTGAAGCGGCTGATTCGGGTGTTGAAGGTGCTGGAGAACGCGACCGACGACGAGTGA
- a CDS encoding tyrosine-type recombinase/integrase, with protein MKLDQIDTARLETFKAQKVKEGLSKKSVNNLLTVLRKLLALAQEFGELNAVPKVEWLKAPKPEIDFLSFEEAELLEAHAEPGRWKAMISLALNTGLRIGELAALSWDCVDLASGRLLVKRNVFRGHLGTPKGGREREVPLNERALKALRDYPRRIDSPWVFPQRDGGFIRNPQHTCAEAILRNAERAGIRPIGWHTLRHTFASHLAMRGVPLKAIHELMGHATIEMTMRYAHLSPDVKKDAVRALDVRPNGTLTAHRQEA; from the coding sequence TTGAAGCTGGACCAGATCGACACGGCCAGGCTCGAGACCTTCAAGGCCCAGAAGGTGAAGGAGGGGCTCTCCAAGAAGAGCGTCAACAACCTCCTGACCGTGCTGCGTAAGCTCCTGGCACTTGCCCAGGAGTTCGGCGAGCTCAATGCAGTGCCCAAAGTGGAATGGCTCAAAGCGCCCAAGCCCGAGATCGACTTCCTCTCCTTCGAAGAAGCCGAGCTGCTGGAGGCGCACGCGGAGCCCGGCCGGTGGAAGGCGATGATCTCCCTCGCCCTCAACACCGGCCTGCGTATCGGCGAGCTGGCCGCGCTCTCGTGGGACTGCGTGGACCTGGCCTCCGGGCGACTGCTGGTGAAGCGCAACGTCTTCCGGGGGCACCTCGGCACTCCGAAGGGCGGGCGCGAGCGAGAGGTGCCGCTCAACGAGCGGGCGCTGAAGGCCCTACGGGACTACCCCCGGCGCATCGACTCGCCATGGGTGTTCCCCCAGCGGGACGGCGGCTTCATCCGCAATCCCCAGCACACCTGCGCGGAGGCCATCCTCCGGAACGCGGAGCGGGCGGGCATCCGGCCCATCGGGTGGCACACGCTGCGCCACACCTTCGCGAGCCACCTCGCCATGCGTGGGGTGCCGCTCAAGGCCATCCATGAGCTGATGGGGCACGCCACCATCGAGATGACGATGCGCTACGCACACCTCAGCCCGGACGTGAAGAAGGACGCGGTGCGGGCCCTCGACGTGCGCCCCAACGGCACATTGACGGCACATAGACAGGAGGCGTAG